AGATGATGTGGCAACTTCGgactctctgattggttgattttcctatcctacgtggacaccatctccatggcttatatttgccttttagtattgtattgatataaatataaataattatttaaataaaaaataaaaaagataaatttaaaatttctttttatatttttcgcGTTATACCTTTTCAagttcaaacttttttataattttttgaacttaaaaaaaaaattattttcgaaattttaaAGTTCCTTTtgaatctatttttaaaaaatgtttaggtatttatttatatattaattaaaattctaaaccctaccccttaactttaaaccctaaatctagattagttaactataGGGTTATAAGTATCTATTGACCTCTTTAAAATTGAAAGTAAATGTGGTTAaattaaacatgaaaagtggtattaggaATGTGGTAGTTTTGACAATTTCTCATAGATTTTAGatgtttattttagttatttgtcTCATAGATTCAATAAAACTATAGCTTGAACTGAATCtaattgttttcttattattttagcggtaaaatctctatttttaatttttttttctttagtttgaAGATATTTTACGTTGTCGTATATACATGCTTTCAGATCTGTGGACATATATCACATTTTATTAGCATACTTCATTGTAGATTACCAAAATCGGTAATACTTCATTTTtcactatatttatttattttagcttTTTGTGTGTTAAATTCATCAAATAGCCTGAGAAAATTCTCACAATTATTTTTCCCGATGAAATAGAACCGACAAATTTCTTAGTGAACGTCTCTTTTCCATATTTTTTGAATCTACAAAACAAAATtgttatagtaaaataataaaattacataacataataaaaaaactttgttgatgtttttcgaaaaatattttaaaattttaagtaataaaaggtatataaatataaaacattttaaatttgaagtaataaaaggtatataaatataaagatacaCAAAGGCCTTTCTATTTTAGACACATAGAAACTATATATACAACTTTCGggtacattattattttttaaatacgtAAAGGTAACTGATTAACATTAGCAAAAATATTATTCTTCAAGTGaaatttggttttaaaatttatataagttCATATAGTAATGCACACCTCCCCCCATTCAGAGACGAATGTGATGAGATTGTGTACATGTACTGATTGTACAGTTTGTGTTTTATCTaacatttttcaaaatgttataaaatCAATGAAGAAATTTTGTGCAGTGGGAAGTTGTGTCAGGATAAATGATTCTTTACTGTTTTCTTATTCTGACAATTGAATGAAGGAATTTTTACCCTTCACGATGTGTCCATGTTACAAAtctattttccttttcttttcacCATTTTCTGTTTTCCCCTAAAACATTTCTGatcattattaaattaattagtcGTTTAATGTTTAAAGGACTGAACATACGATTTCCTGAAGTAGTTTAGAAGAAAACCCTTGTGTCAAAGGAATTTCATAGAAGTCCGCGTGTTTTAATTGGATTAATTATTTGACCATCTCATTACATGGttgaatctttattattcaaatacATTGCTGTCCAATCTTCTAGTTTTGTATCATGATGCTCATATGTATACATACAGTTAGCCCCTCGTTTGTTTTCATAAGAAGGTTATTAATGTAATCTTTGAGCCCTTCGATCTTATCTGTCTGTCTATGTGTGCTTAGCTTGTTTAAACACTATAAATTTGAGGATACAACAACGGCAAAAAattccaaaacaaaaagaaactgtGTGGAAATGATAGGGGAGAAGAGGACAAGGGAAGATATGAAAGCAAATATGAATGAGATCACCTGACACATATGAAACCCATAAGTTTGTTTGACACTATCTCCAAtgatttactctattttttattctagaatagagtaattctataatagagttagaGTTTGTtctaatagtattttattttagagtaaaaaatagagtgataaacaaaaaataaataagttactctatatttgaaataaacttatttttcattctattataaagtgaaaaatataGTATCATTGGaatatttttactctaaattcTAATTTAGAATGAAAGGGGGAAGAGATAAAtacgtttcttttttttcacaTTGTATGGACCACAGTAGACTAAAGATATGAATTAGCTGTCTGTATATGAATGCTTTAATGtgatatcccctatatattatttgagaagcattacaacttttttttgtagccacatgtcatcactagaatgatttttagaatccttagaaaaataggttggtccatctaaatatataataagctttttattaaaccacaataaatacattattaaatgtgcatcattatttccttaaataagattacagaattgcctaacgtggctaaagtatatatgacaattaatgattttgaataataaagatttgataaaaataagtgtgtattataattatatttgtttaattttaagctattaaaataaattaaacaatcattagtaactatataataaaaattaaaaaaattatttatataatgttttgaatttttaaaaacgagtataaattactaaaactgttaaaagtttcacattcaaattttgtgatctatgatttaaaacttttgttatgacatgacacaaataattaaaaaataatataagttgaaagtctcatttaataaataccaaaaataaaagatatataaatatatgtatcattttaaattaaactatatgccatataaaaatataaaaatatcttaattttgaaatttactttgaacaattttttgataaaaaatttgaaaaaatattaacaacttaattttttaaaatattatatattacttaaaccattaatttcacagtgaaaattttgttatcactaatttagactttttactataacagatacaaatgataaaaaaaaaatatgagcaaaaagcatcatctaataaatattaatattaaaatataccatatatatgttactatcatttaaatttaattatatatcatatcaaatagaaaaaatatttttttgatttataaaatttatttatatgcttGCACCAATTTAactatataagtagtagataataactttttaattattcaatctaaatttattatttcataatatattataaacatataatatataaaataatttatatatataatgtttattccgcgcaaggcgcggatcttaacctagtatagaCTAAAGATGGTACTAGTGTTTCTTTACCATATAAATAAACTGCAATaacatttaagaaaatatatcacACAGTGTACCAATTAATAATTGCATTCATAATACGTTGGTGAGGATAAGTGTGATATCAAGAGATCAGTCGAGTGGAAAAGAAAGGTGACTGTAAAACGCAGAGTTCTTGATTTTAACTACACTGCAACTGCAAAAGTCTAAAATATGATAAACCAATTTCTCTATCTAAAAACTTATATGGTTGCGCGtgtttctctttgaaatcttggagggtatgctctctctatagaGAGCTCATCAAACATTAACTATGACGATTGGTGGTGACAATAACTCTTTTGTCTTGTTATACAAGAATCGGTGACTTCTAAATTATTTTAGCACCTCTAAAAGTTGTAAATGTCGAACATAGAAGTGTAGTGAAAAACCAAGGGCTCCTTGCGCTTATAAATAGACTTTGATCACAGTGTACAAATTTCTTTGTTCATGATATGTGATTCACAGTCACCATCCCTTAAAATCCGATCATGTAGATGCTTTCATACCATGAAGGACGTCTATCCATTAAAGAATTAGTTTCAGATTTGTGTATCAGAGAATCATCGAAATCTACAAATCCATTCTTGTATTTTGAGATGTCATTTTGACCATGTTATTGTCTTAGAAAGAAGCATTTTCAGCAGGCATCCGCATGAGAGGACCGAAATGTACCGAGTGAATTACCAAGTTAGGCTCACTGTCCTGCTGCAAAATCGTCTACTTTAGATTCGCATAGAATCTAATGTTGAGTATGGGCCTGATCCTCCCAAAAAGCCCACATGATAGTTGTCCTAACACATGACTATGTAGTAGAGACTCGGCTCGCCGACTCGTGAGCGATTAATCGGCTCGACTCGAGACTGCTTTTAGCCGACCGATCGAGCGACTGAAAGCAGTCGACTCGAAACAGTAGCCCGACAGCTCGGCCCAATTGACAAAATGCCCATTAAGTCAAGACAAATTAGGTTAACCGCCTATAAAAGGGAAAGCCGCAAATCACTACACACTTACTTTTGGCTAGAAACTAGGGTTTTACATATTTATTCTCGCCGACTTGTACCCTCCGGCGAACCAGTGCCGTGCGAAGGTTTTTGGGTGCCCGAGGCGAGTTAAAAAATTTTTACATGATATCTTTTTTGAAAATAGCtctatttaaattcaaattatataaaatattttttttttgaaaaaacatataaatataacactaaaaagttttgatttattacctaaacattttctaaattttctgcACCAgacttttataaactaaaaaataaaataatgatcaAAAGTAGGAATTagtaatataaaaacaaaaatacaaattttgaattgaaATGTTGGTTGCTGTTAAAAACCTAAATCCTAgcgtttaaattaaatacaatacattatatattcaaaatattataatttgttaatcaaattctataaatatataaattaaatctaAATCATAACATATACAAAGATGAAAAATGTGGATCAAATATTTACAGTTAATTAGAAGTAGAATCTTTTTAGTTTacataaaatatagtaaaattgatcataaattaggtttttttttaaacagaagtcgaatttagaatcaaataaaaatctaactaaAAGAATACATTAACtactatataaattttttttgtaattagcgatccttaaaattttacaaaatttggaGGTCTTAGGCAAATGCATTTTTCAATAAGCTGTAAGCACGGCTCTGCGACGAACCAGCTTTCGCCGGCTTGTTTCCACTGTTAATTTCCTCTTTTGTAACACAATCAAACGATTccttgatctaataaaacatttttttctcgATCCACTGACAAGAACTcgtctttttttctttactaGTTTATCGATAGTACTCGGTTCAAACACCTGATAACACAATGTTACCCCACGATAAAGAAGTTTAAACGGTCCAGTGAATACAAATACGAACATATAGTGCAATACATCACAATGTCACGACAGACTGAAGATATCATAactgttatatattattatcataAATCACTACGGGTCatcaaaaaacaataaattttttacGAAATTGGCCCAATTTGAACCCCCAACATTTGTATTATTTGGTCgctaaaaaatgttttaacgCCAATAATTGTTGAAGACAGGCATATTTATTAGTTTCTAACAAGTGTTTCTTAGCCCAAACAAAACCAATGGAATCCAAAACACTTGAAAACAAGTAAACGGTTTATCTTAACGCTCTTGAATTGTAAATTCCAATATCGAAAATAAACAGAACTAAACCCAATCTAAAAAGTATTCACAGAAGaaattaaataacatattttattgagTTATTTTCACTCTAGGGCAGTTTACGTGTTTCTATGTCATAAAAAGGCACTTCCCGCTACTGGGGCAGTTTTCATGTGAAAAGACCCAACTTGCCCTCAGAAAATCCTAACCGGCCcgttccttttcttttttcttagtTCGATtgttcaaatttcaaaatttaaaatctagGTGGTGGACCCACGGACGGATATTATAGACGGAACTGTAAGGATAATTATTCACTTTCAACTTCGCTTTTACCGAGACCGGAGAGGGAGAAACCGAAGCGGCGATAGCGAGCCAAAAAAACGACGGCGAGTTTCGGCGACGATAAACAAGATGTCTCGACGGCGGAGTCTGCGTGGTAAAGAGATTGCCGTTGGTTAGTAATGcgcacccccccccccctcttaGTTTGATTTAGTTTTGCTGTCGATTTGTCCCTCAAACgagtggtttttttttattggaacAGACGAGGTAGAGGTTGTACCGGCCAGTCTACCGGAGAGGTTATTTACAACAGATCGTTTCCCCTGCGAGAAAATCAACATGTACTCTACTATAGATTTTCTGCTGTGCGTTAGAGACGCACTAAACGGCACCGAGGAGATGGCGATGCTCCTGAGATCTTGCTTTGGAACCCTATTTAGGTTTCCTGTCCGTGGGGTGCTGATGGGCAAAGTGATACACGGGATGCTGACAAGGCAGGTGCTAACGAAGAAAGGAGGGTTTATTTTGTTGCGTAGTGCCTTTGTACTTGTGATGATTGCGTAGGGAGGGTTTATTTTGTTGTGACATTGCAGAAAGGGTTGGAGGTTGTTTTTGGTTAGGGCCCTTGTTGTGTTGGATGTTTCATTTACTATCGGCTCTCTGTGTTGCAAAACATGTTATGTCAGCAAGTTTTTTGTATTATCACCTATGGTTGGACGTTTAGGAAACCAAATCTTATTTATGTAGTTATTGTTGCATTTTTGGTTGTCGAACGCAAGCAAGTTGGTATACATTTAGATTTAGTAAGACTGTATGTTATAGAAtgtacatttgggattgtaTGAAAAACGAGTGCACACATGTACACTTATAGTATGCGATGTACACCTGGCGTATGTACACGATTCAAGTTGGTATACATTTAGATTTAGTAAGTCTGTATGTTAAAGAATGTACATTTGGGGCTGTATGAAAAACGAGTGCACCCATGTACACCTATAGTATGCGATGTACACCTGGCGTATGTACGCATGTACAGAAGCGCTCTTGTATGTGGATGCGTAGGAGGAACCGTTTGGCGTTAGTGTGAACACTATAACTTGTAAACGTGTACTTAAAGTAAATTTAATGTATGAACTGACTCTCGGAAGAGTACATGTGGACAATGTATTGAAATGTGCGACATGTGTGTTAGGTGGAGGCGGAGGATGTATTTGTGCGAGTTAGAAACGACTGAGGTGTACAGGTGTACGTACGAGTTGGGAACAATAtatgtgtacatgtgtacatcgTAGGTACACATGTACACAAGCGCTCCTTTATGTGGATGCGTGGGAGGAACCGTTTGACGTTAGTGTGAACACTATAACTTGTAAACGTGTACTTAAAGTAAAATTAATGTATGAACTGACTTTCGTATTGATCTTTGTGTTAGGTTGATTTGGTGTgaagaaaaatagaaagaaaacgAGGAAGATGTGCGGTGGTGAGCGGAAGATGAAGATGTTGGGAACTTGGTAAAATCTGGACCGCACAAATGAAAAGTCAAATTGTTAATCTAAAGGTTGAAAATTTTGATAGATATATGTCTTGTCATATATAGCAGAAACATTATGGGCCGTCGGATGGTGAGGGAGATGTGCGGTGGTGAGCGGTTCCCGCCCTTCTACTTGTTGGGTCTTTTTGACTAGTAGTTACAGACGCACTAAGTTAGTTAGAAACAAGTGGAGAAAAGAGAGCTTGTTAGAAGAAACTGCCCCAGTAGCTGAAAGTGATCCAAAGTGTTATTAGAAACTTGTAAACTGCCTTAGAATGtaattttctctattttattaTGGGCATGTGACTCAGCCTTAATGCCCTGTCGCTCACTATTTATTAACAGCAGCAATTACTCTCTCTCGCTTCTTTCTCTTTCCATTTCGCTGTGTCAAGTTTAAACCAAAGCCTCTTCACTTTTACCCTATAATAGTCTCCTACTACCTACACTTTCTCGCTCTTGATCCACACTACTTACAAAATGCAATTTTCAAGAAACTCAATACTTAGACAACGAAGCAGAAAAGAAGGTTGGAGGTCGGCTTCTAAAAGGTGGACATCCGGAGATAGTTCAACGGCCTTCACCGACGCAACAAGCTGTGGTGGTGGTTACTCTTCAATGGAGGGTCTTTATGGGGTCTACTCAAATGGAGATACAGCAACCAGAAGCAAGAGGGTGATGGTTGTGGTGGATGAGACTTCGAGGTCGAAACATGCCATGATGTGGGCTTTGACGCATTTGACTAATAAGGGAGATTTGATGACTCTTCTCCACGTTGTGTCTCCTCATGATGAAGCTTCTCCTTCTTTGGTTCAATCACTTGGTTCTCTTTGCAAAGCTTGTAAACCCGAGGTAACTTACTGTAACGTATTTTCTGTAagatttttgaataaataaattctTAAAATCTTGATTGGTTGATTGGTAAGTTTTAATAACAAAAGCCAAGAATTTAAATTAAAAGTCTAGCAATGCACATTTgggtttcaattttttgtttttatactaTAATGTAAGATGTGttggctgacaaaaaaaatgtgttgAACTACTTGAGTAGTGCATGCGTTAGTGTTGGAGATGAGAAAAAAATGCAGAGAACTGGTCTCTGCAAAGTTTCTAATTGATTCCACTGGCTCCTccccttttttatatttttaaaagaaaatggaTGTGAAAAGTATTTTCATCATTTCTGATTGTAAGCTTTTTTCAGTTAAAGATCCAACTTATTTTCCTAGTTCAGATCTAATGGTTAAGAAAATGGTTTTATATCTTAGTTGAAGTATAGACTGGTA
The sequence above is drawn from the Brassica napus cultivar Da-Ae chromosome A8, Da-Ae, whole genome shotgun sequence genome and encodes:
- the LOC106370489 gene encoding uncharacterized protein LOC106370489 isoform X1, with amino-acid sequence MQFSRNSILRQRSRKEGWRSASKRWTSGDSSTAFTDATSCGGGYSSMEGLYGVYSNGDTATRSKRVMVVVDETSRSKHAMMWALTHLTNKGDLMTLLHVVSPHDEASPSLVQSLGSLCKACKPEDFGRKVFRKHPTCNQVDVEALVVQGPKLATILSQVKKLDVTVLVLGQKKSAPFISCLRGPSRSEELVNRCINGADCLTIGVRKQSNGVSGYLINTRWQKNFWLLA
- the LOC106370489 gene encoding uncharacterized protein LOC106370489 isoform X2 translates to MQFSRNSILRQRSRKEGWRSASKRWTSGDSSTAFTDATSCGGGYSSMEGLYGVYSNGDTATRSKRVMVVVDETSRSKHAMMWALTHLTNKGDLMTLLHVVSPHDEASPSLVQSLGSLCKACKPEVDVEALVVQGPKLATILSQVKKLDVTVLVLGQKKSAPFISCLRGPSRSEELVNRCINGADCLTIGVRKQSNGVSGYLINTRWQKNFWLLA
- the LOC106370489 gene encoding uncharacterized protein LOC106370489 isoform X4, with protein sequence MQFSRNSILRQRSRKEGWRSASKRWTSGDSSTAFTDATSCGGGYSSMEGLYGVYSNGDTATRSKRVMVVVDETSRSKHAMMWALTHLTNKGDLMTLLHVVSPHDEASPSLVQSLGSLCKACKPEVDVEALVVQGPKLATILSQVKKLDVTVLVLGQKKSAPFISWCVISTLTWTQ
- the LOC106370489 gene encoding uncharacterized protein LOC106370489 isoform X3 — its product is MQFSRNSILRQRSRKEGWRSASKRWTSGDSSTAFTDATSCGGGYSSMEGLYGVYSNGDTATRSKRVMVVVDETSRSKHAMMWALTHLTNKGDLMTLLHVVSPHDEASPSLVQSLGSLCKACKPEDFGRKVFRKHPTCNQVDVEALVVQGPKLATILSQVKKLDVTVLVLGQKKSAPFISWCVISTLTWTQ